The genomic window CCTATTAAGAAATTAGGAGGTTTTTAGGCTTCTTGAAAAGCTAACTGTTAAATCAATTAGTACTGAACCATTGAGGTAACTTTAATATCTTCAGGAAGTTTTTCTCTTCCGTTTAAGAAAGATAATTCAACAACAAAAGCTATCCCAGCAGTAACACCACCGACTTTCCTTACTAATTCGCAAGCAGCGCCAGATGTTCCACCTGTTGCCAGTAAATCATCAATAATCAAAACTTTTTTACCAGGTTCAATAGCATCACTGTGTATTTCTACAGTATCAGTACCGTATTCAAGCTCATATGAAACTTGCTCAACAGCAGCAGGTAACTTGCCAGGCTTTCTGATTATAACCAGGCCAGCTCCAAGCTTGTATGCTAATGGAGCACCAAAAATAAATCCTCTTGATTCAATTCCTGCTACATAATCTATACCTGCATCTTTATATTCATTAGTTAGATAATCAATAATTCTGCTAAAAGTTTCAGGGTCTTTTATAGCTGTAGTTATATCTTTAAAAACTATTCCAGGTTTTGGAAAGTCAATAACGTCCCTAATCTTAGCTTTAACCAATTCAGGCATTAGAATCTTCTCCCTCTAATTTTTAAGCAACAATAATAATATTCACTAAAAATTTTGTTTTCTCAAGAATTTTTATTAAGCATGCTTAATTATAATTAACTCGAATTGCTTGTATGTTAAATAAAGAAAAATAAAA from Candidatus Melainabacteria bacterium RIFOXYA2_FULL_32_9 includes these protein-coding regions:
- a CDS encoding adenine phosphoribosyltransferase, whose protein sequence is MPELVKAKIRDVIDFPKPGIVFKDITTAIKDPETFSRIIDYLTNEYKDAGIDYVAGIESRGFIFGAPLAYKLGAGLVIIRKPGKLPAAVEQVSYELEYGTDTVEIHSDAIEPGKKVLIIDDLLATGGTSGAACELVRKVGGVTAGIAFVVELSFLNGREKLPEDIKVTSMVQY